The proteins below come from a single Eucalyptus grandis isolate ANBG69807.140 chromosome 3, ASM1654582v1, whole genome shotgun sequence genomic window:
- the LOC104430929 gene encoding uncharacterized protein LOC104430929 isoform X4: MSQSTHNPVVQQQRVVIPNKHGEKLVGLLHETGSSEMVILCHAFRCSKENDTMVNLAAALEKEGISAFRFDSAGTGESEGTDGNFWREADDLRAVIEQFNGANRVTSAIVGHSKGGRIVLLYASKYHDILTVVNVCACYDLKRGIEDFLGKDSMQKIKEDGFIDVKTKSGIIIHDVKYEYLMDCLNTNMHEACLQIDKNCRVLTVHGSADEVVPVSDALEYAKIISNHKLQIIEGADHRYTSHQAELASIVSSFIKKALEEDREKSSQ; this comes from the exons ATGTCTCAGTCCACTCACAACCCAG TTGTTCAGCAGCAGAGAGTCGTGATACCGAACAAGCATGGGGAGAAACTGGTGGGGCTGTTGCATGAGACTGGATCTTCGGAGATGGTGATCCTCTGTCACGCCTTCCGGTGTTCCAAG GAAAATGACACGATGGTGAATCTTGCTGCTGCTTTGGAGAAGGAGGGTATTAGTGCTTTCCGCTTTGACTCTGCTGGAACTGG AGAGAGTGAAGGTACAGACGGTAACTTCTGGAGAGAAGCTGATGATCTTCGTGCTGTTATTGAGCAGTTCAATGGAGCTAATCGGGTGACCAGTGCAATTGTGGGGCATAGCAAAG GAGGCCGTATAGTTCTTCTTTATGCTTCTAAGTATCATGATATACTTACTGTTGTCAATGTCTGTGCCTGTTATGATTTGAAGAGGGGAATTGAAGATTTCTTGGGCAAAGATTCCATGCAAAAAATTAAGGAGGATGGATTCATTGATGTCAAGACTAAATCAG GAATTATTATTCATGATGTGAAATACGAATATCTGATGGATTGCTTAAATACCAATATGCACGAAGCATGTCTTCAGATTGATAAAAATTGCAG GGTTTTGACAGTTCATGGATCTGCTGATGAAGTTGTCCCAGTATCAGATGCACTAGAGTACGCAAAAATCATATCGAACCACAAGCTGCAGATTATAGAAGGAGCAGATCATCGATATACCTCGCATCAGGCAGAGTTGGCCTCTATCGTATCGAGTTTCATAAAGAAAGCATTGGAGGAGGACAGGGAGAAATCCAGCCAGTAG
- the LOC104436476 gene encoding uncharacterized protein LOC104436476: MSDSGLVISTQNAAGQNPPFDSVRLPPPPPPLSIPSPSENRRSPETFPTRSPTASPSKPGFAATLRMSQSAPGPVVQRQRVVIANKHGEKLVGLLHETGSSEIVIVCHGFRSTKEDRTTVNLAAALEKEGISAFRFDFAGNGESQGTFEYGNYWREADDLRAVIEHFNGANRVTSAIVGHSKGGGVVLLYASKYHDIHTVVNVSGRYDLKGGIEDRLGKDFMQTIKEDGFIDVKNKSGTISYRVTHESMMDRLNTNMHKACLQIDKKCRVLTVHGSADEIIPVADALEFAKIIPNHKLQIVEGANHNYSSHQAELTSIVSSFIKQALEEDREKPSQ; this comes from the exons ATGTCGGACTCCGGACTCGTGATTTCCACGCAGAACGCAGCCGGCCAAAATCCTC CGTTCGATTCCGTCcgcctgccgccgccgccgccgccgctctcgATTCCTTCTCCGTCCGAGAACCGCCGTTCGCCGGAGACCTTCCCGACCCGGTCTCCGACCGCCTCCCCGAGCAAGCCCGGGTTCGCCGCGACGCTGAGGATGTCTCAATCCGCTCCCGGCCCAG TTGTTCAGCGGCAGAGAGTCGTGATAGCGAACAAGCATGGGGAGAAACTGGTGGGGTTGCTGCACGAGACTGGATCTTCGGAGATTGTGATCGTCTGTCATGGCTTCCGGTCTACCAAG GAAGATAGGACGACGGTGAATCTTGCCGCTGCTTTAGAGAAGGAGGGTATTAGTGCTTTCCGCTTTGATTTTGCTGGAAATGG AGAGAGTCAAGGTACATTTGAATATGGGAACTACTGGAGAGAAGCTGATGATCTTCGTGCTGTTATTGAGCACTTCAATGGAGCTAATAGGGTGACCAGTGCAATTGTGGGGCATAGCAAAG GAGGTGGTGTGGTTCTTCTTTATGCTTCTAAGTATCATGATATACATACTGTTGTCAATGTCTCTGGCCGTTATGATTTGAAGGGGGGAATTGAAGATCGCTTGGGCAAAGATTTCATGCAGACAATTAAGGAGGATGGATTCATTGATGTTAAGAATAAATCAG GAACTATTAGTTATCGTGTGACACACGAAAGTATGATGGACCGCTTAAATACCAATATGCACAAAGCATGTCTTCAGATTGACAAAAAATGCAG GGTTTTGACGGTTCATGGATCTGCTGATGAAATTATCCCAGTAGCAGATGCACTTGAGTTTGCAAAAATCATACCCAACCACAAGCTGCAGATTGTAGAAGGAGCAAATCATAACTATTCCTCACATCAGGCAGAGTTGACCTCTATTGTATCGAGTTTCATAAAGCAAGCATTGGAGGAGGACAGAGAGAAACCCAGCCAGTAG
- the LOC104436477 gene encoding CRM-domain containing factor CFM3, chloroplastic/mitochondrial, which yields MAPAPFPPPNRSCPPARALAPSPPPQLLLLLLRRSSGFGAVRFGARCSPRSVHFEARPAGVPLDADAGRKKRKPKPSFFEQIRGKWTSKTGSARERFPWQVEEREPPRGRCEDEGLASREVPDEAVKTSTENERDVDSPGTDGGVVVRAVSVNKSTLPPWAVHGCKPSPEPVRGDESDASRLGSGGEEIEEVRERLDDGNVVGAGNSISEVDFGGGFDAEDDEWEKLSAVPRKGEKLSLAFGGLRVSDVLSDEEDHEAVVELEKLDVSGESGDKGSVALPWKRDGDGEGRRKHVDLAERVIPQHELRRLRKIALRMVERMKVGDAGITRALVDSIHEKWREDEVVKLKFEGPQSLNMKRTHETLESRTGGFVIWRSGSSVVLYRGMAYTLPCVQSYNEKIQGSVSSLKNEDIASDVFHSKGGRILCGSADYMKDLSKEKRMDMNDPNSLLDELGPRFKDWSGCEPVPVDADLLPSEVPGYKPPFRLLPYGVRHCLRNKEMTRFRRLARTMPPHFALGRNRKLQGLAEAMVKLWESSAIAKIAIKRGVLNTCNDRMAEELKNLTGGTLLSRNKDYIVFYRGNDFLPPVVVEALKEREKLTDVQANEEDQARQRASAATETKLKASHSPLVAGTLTETLAATSRWGNEISSKDVEQMRRDESLNKHAALLKYLEKKLALAKGKVKRAEKALAKVQDNLRPADLPVDLETISDEERSVLRKIGLSMKPFLLIGRRGIFDGTIENMHLHWKYRELVKLIVRGKSFAQVKHLAVSLEAESGGVLVSLDKTMKGYAIIVYRGKNYQRPHAVRPRNLLTRRQALARSIELQRREALKHHISDLQERIELLKYELEDMRVNNQIDEEKLSRSLNAGATIDDTSEDEGEEAYLKVYDSGVEDA from the exons ATGGCGCCGGCACCATTCCCACCGCCGAACCGCTCCTGCCCTCCCGCTCGCGCCCTCGCTCCGTCTCCTCCACctcagctcctcctcctcctcctccggcgaaGCAGCGGCTTCGGCGCCGTCCGGTTCGGAGCCCGCTGCTCGCCCCGGTCGGTTCACTTCGAGGCTCGACCGGCCGGGGTCCCGCTCGATGCGGACGCGGGGAGGAAGAAGCGGAAGCCGAAGCCGAGCTTCTTCGAGCAAATCCGCGGCAAGTGGACGAGCAAGACCGGTTCGGCCCGGGAGAGGTTCCCTTGGCAGGTGGAGGAGCGAGAGCCGCCGCGCGGACGGTGCGAGGACGAGGGGTTGGCGAGCCGGGAGGTGCCCGATGAAGCTGTGAAGACGTCAACGGAGAATGAGCGTGATGTTGATTCGCCGGGGACCGATGGCGGCGTCGTGGTGCGTGCCGTTTCGGTTAATAAGTCTACGTTGCCTCCCTGGGCGGTTCATGGATGTAAACCCTCGCCAGAACCCGTCCGTGGCGATGAGAGCGACGCTTCGCGATTAGGCTCAGGAGGAGAGGAAATTGAGGAGGTTAGGGAGCGTTTGGATGATGGCAACGTCGTTGGAGCTGGCAATTCGATTAGCGAAGTTGATTTTGGCGGGGGGTTCGATGCGGAAGACGATGAATGGGAGAAACTGTCTGCAGTTCCTCGAAAAGGTGAAAAATTATCACTCGCCTTTGGAGGATTGAGAGTGAGTGACGTTCTGTCCGATGAGGAGGATCATGAGGCCGTTGTTGAGTTGGAGAAGCTTGACGTTTCTGGTGAGAGTGGTGATAAAGGTTCGGTGGCCTTACCTTGgaagagagatggagatggagaagggAGGAGGAAGCATGTGGATTTGGCGGAGAGAGTAATTCCGCAACATGAGCTCAGGAGGCTCAGGAAAATTGCTCTCAGGATGGTGGAGAGGATGAAAGTTGGGGATGCAGGGATTACTCGGGCTTTGGTGGATTCTATACATGAGAAGTGGAGAGAGGATGAAGTGGTGAAGTTGAAGTTTGAAGGTCCCCAGTCACTTAACATGAAAAGAACCCATGAAACTTTGGAG AGTAGGACTGGAGGCTTTGTTATATGGAGATCTGGAAGTTCAGTGGTGTTGTACCGAGGGATGGCCTATACGCTTCCTTGTGTCCAATCATACAACGAAAAAATACAGGGCAGTGTAAGTTCTCTGAAAAATGAGGACATAGCCAGCGATGTTTTTCATAGCAAAGGAGGCCGGATTTTATGTGGTTCTGCAGATTATATGAAGGATCTGTCTAAGGAAAAACGCATGGATATGAATGATCCTAACAGTTTATTAGATGAGTTGGGTCCACGGTTCAAGGATTGGTCAGGCTGTGAGCCAGTTCCAGTTGATGCTGACTTGCTCCCTTCAGAGGTTCCTGGATATAAACCTCCATTTAGGCTTCTTCCTTACGGGGTTAGACATTGTCtgagaaacaaagagatgacCAGGTTTCGTAGACTTGCAAGAACGATGCCTCCACATTTTGCCCTGG GAAGAAACAGAAAGCTGCAAGGTCTTGCTGAGGCCATGGTAAAGTTGTGGGAGAGCAGTGCTATTGCAAAAATAGCCATTAAACGTGGCGTGCTAAATACTTGCAATGATAGAATGGCTGAGGAACTGAAG AATTTAACTGGGGGAACACTACTTTCTAGAAACAAAGATTATATTGTGTTTTACAGGGGCAATGACTTCTTGCCTCCTGTGGTGGTGGAAGCactgaaagagagagaaaagctaACAGATGTCCAGGCAAATGAGGAAGACCAAGCACGTCAGAGGGCCTCAGCTGCAActgaaacaaaattaaaagcttCTCATAGCCCACTTGTTGCTGGCACTCTTACTGAAACTCTGGCTGCCACCTCTCGGTGGGGGAATGAAATAAGTAGCAAAGATGTTGAGCAAATGCGTAGAGACGAATCACTCAATAAGCACGCTGCACTCTTGAAATATCTTGAGAAGAAACTTGCTCTT GCAAAAGGGAAGGTCAAAAGGGCTGAGAAAGCTCTAGCGAAAGTGCAGGACAATCTTAGACCAGCAGACCTTCCAGTTGATCTGGAAACCATAAGTGATGAGGAGAGATCTGTACTTCGTAAGATTGGTCTGAGTATGAAGCCCTTCCTGCTTATCG GAAGGCGTGGCATTTTTGATGGTACCATAGAGAACATGCACTTGCATTGGAAGTATCGCGAGTTGGTGAAACTAATTGTGAGGGGAAAAAGTTTTGCACAAGTTAAGCATCTTGCAGTTTCTTTAGAGGCTGAAAGTGGTGGAGTGCTGGTATCCTTAGATAAGACTATGAAAGGCTATGCTATCATTGTTTATCGTGGGAAGAATTATCAAAGGCCTCATGCAGTGAGACCCAGAAATTTGCTGACTAGAAGGCAGGCATTGGCTCGCTCTATTGAACTTCAGAGACGTGAG GCACTCAAGCATCATATTTCAGACTTGCAGGAGCGGATTGAGCTACTAAAATACGAACTT GAAGATATGAGAGTAAACAAccaaattgatgaagaaaaacttTCTAGATCACTTAATGCCGGAGCAACAATAGATGACACATCTGAG GATGAAGGAGAGGAGGCATATCTTAAAGTTTATGACAGTGGTGTGGAGGACGCTTGA
- the LOC104436478 gene encoding cytokinin dehydrogenase 3 has product MAEKFLLVSQFMVMFIITRLLLTVGKAKFPAHSLPDKLTEKLRTDPESISAASVDFGNIVRETPLAVLHPSCPKDIAALVRSAYHGDGSSFAIAARGRGHSVRGQAMAPGGVVVDMTSLARHRGGGGGSAISVSWSRSLGYYADVGGGQLWRDVLEETLWHGLSPVSWPDYLYLTVGGTLSNAGISGQTFRYGPQISNVYEMDVITGTGELTTCSPDKNPELFYSVLGGLGQFGIITRARVALDRAPTRVKWARMLYSDFSDFTRDQEYLISKNGRYQDNALDYVEGMLLMPQGPPDSWRSSFFPLSDHPRIISLLKQHKIVYCLEVAKYYDDLTQNTVNKDLEKLFEGLNHIPEFEFQKDVAYVDFLDRVREGELKLTAQGLWDVPHPWLNLFVPKSRIADFNDGVFKNIILKRNITTGPVLIYPMNRNKWDDQMSAVVPDEDVFYTVGFLHSSGFDDWQQFYLQNKELLSFCEDTGIELKHYLPSFGNEQEWMRHFGSKWRRFRQRKARFDPKMIFSPGQKIFNRNHSI; this is encoded by the exons ATGGCAGAGAAATTTCTACTTGTTTCGCAATTCATGGTGATGTTCATCATAACCCGACTGCTCTTGACGGTCGGCAAGGCCAAGTTCCCGGCTCATTCCCTACCCGACAAGCTCACTGAGAAGCTCCGCACCGACCCCGAGTCAATAAGCGCGGCCTCGGTGGACTTTGGCAATATTGTCCGGGAAACACCATTGGCCGTGCTCCACCCGTCGTGCCCCAAGGACATCGCGGCCCTCGTGAGGTCCGCGTACCATGGCGACGGTTCCTCCTTCGCCATCGCAGCCAGAGGGCGGGGCCACTCGGTCCGGGGCCAAGCCATGGCCCCGGGCGGGGTCGTGGTGGACATGACATCACTGGCAAGGCACcgtggtggcggaggaggatCCGCCATTTCCGTGTCATGGAGCAGGTCGCTCGGGTACTATGCCGACGTTGGCGGCGGGCAGCTCTGGAGGGACGTGCTGGAGGAGACCCTGTGGCACGGGCTCTCGCCGGTCTCGTGGCCGGACTATCTATACCTAACCGTGGGAGGAACGCTCTCCAACGCTGGCATAAGCGGCCAGACGTTCCGATATGGTCCTCAGATCAGCAATGTGTACGAAATGGACGTCATTACCG GAACTGGGGAGCTTACAACTTGTTCGCCCGACAAAAACCCGGAGCTGTTTTACTCTGTTCTCGGAGGTCTCGGCCAGTTCGGCATAATAACAAGAGCGAGAGTTGCCTTAGATCGAGCTCCAACGAGA GTCAAATGGGCGAGAATGCTTTACAGTGATTTCTCGGATTTTACGAGAGACCAAGAATATTTGATTTCAAAGAACGGAAGGTACCAAGACAATGCATTGGATTATGTGGAAGGGATGCTTCTCATGCCCCAAGGTCCTCCGGATAGTTGGagatcttctttcttccctctgtCGGACCACCCGCGAATCATATCGCTGTTGAAACAACATAAAATCGTCTACTGCCTTGAAGTAGCGAAATACTACGATGATCTCACCCAGAATACAGTGAACAAG GATCTGGAGAAATTGTTCGAAGGATTGAACCATATTCCTGAGTTCGAGTTCCAGAAAGATGTAGCCTATGTTGATTTCCTCGACCGAGTACGAGAAGGAGAGCTGAAACTCACAGCGCAGGGCCTTTGGGACGTTCCTCATCCATGGTTGAACTTATTCGTGCCCAAATCTCGCATTGCTGATTTCAATGACGGTGTTTTCAAGAATATCATCCTCAAAAGGAACATAACGACCGGACCTGTCCTCATTTATCCCATGAATCGAAACAA GTGGGACGATCAGATGTCCGCGGTGGTACCGGACGAAGATGTTTTCTACACCGTAGGGTTTTTGCATTCAAGCGGGTTCGATGATTGGCAACAATTTTATCTGCAAAATAAGGAGTTGCTGAGTTTCTGTGAAGACACTGGCATCGAGCTTAAACACTATCTTCCGAGTTTTGGCAATGAACAAGAATGGATGAGACATTTCGGGTCGAAATGGAGGAGGTTCCGTCAGAGAAAAGCCCGGTTCGATCCGAAGATGATATTTTCTCCTGGGCAGAAAATATTCAATCGCAACCACAGCATATAG